A genome region from Geobacter pickeringii includes the following:
- the hprK gene encoding HPr(Ser) kinase/phosphatase has product MNSISLSIADLLNDTEYGLDLVLHAGERGVDHRVHSSRIQKPGLALTGYTEHLHPDRVQVLGNTEISYLRQIPGAQAAINIAKLCQYPISCFIITKGLEPPDILRDETEKAGIPLLVSPHQSSTFISLITKFLEERLLPTTHIHGVLVDVLGVGVLLLGKSGIGKSECALDLVIRGHRLVADDVVYVKKKMPAALVGQAAEAIQYHVEIRGLGIINIKNLFGVSSIREKKIIDMVIELVEWDPDHEYDRLGIDDEFYRILDIELPYIRIPVRPGRNLTSIIEVAARNHLLKGMGYHSARELQEKLMARMEVRPLGDEVE; this is encoded by the coding sequence TTGAACAGCATCAGTCTTTCAATCGCTGACCTCCTCAACGATACGGAGTACGGGCTGGACCTTGTCCTGCATGCGGGGGAGCGGGGTGTGGACCACCGGGTGCACAGCTCCCGCATTCAAAAGCCGGGACTGGCGCTGACGGGGTATACGGAGCATCTCCATCCCGACCGCGTGCAGGTTCTGGGCAATACCGAAATTTCCTACCTGCGGCAGATTCCCGGGGCCCAGGCGGCGATCAATATCGCCAAGCTCTGCCAGTATCCCATCTCGTGCTTCATCATCACCAAGGGATTGGAGCCTCCCGACATCCTTCGTGACGAGACGGAAAAGGCGGGGATTCCGCTCCTTGTGTCGCCCCACCAATCGTCGACGTTCATTTCCCTGATCACCAAGTTTCTGGAAGAGCGGCTGCTCCCCACCACCCATATCCACGGGGTGCTCGTGGATGTGCTCGGTGTCGGGGTGCTGCTCCTGGGCAAGAGCGGCATCGGAAAGAGCGAGTGCGCCCTCGACCTCGTCATCCGCGGTCACCGGCTCGTGGCGGATGATGTGGTCTACGTCAAGAAAAAGATGCCGGCGGCACTGGTCGGCCAGGCGGCCGAAGCGATCCAGTACCACGTCGAAATTCGCGGCCTTGGCATCATCAATATCAAGAACCTCTTCGGCGTTTCCTCCATCCGAGAGAAGAAGATCATCGACATGGTGATCGAGCTGGTGGAGTGGGACCCGGACCACGAGTACGACCGTCTCGGGATCGACGACGAGTTCTACCGCATCCTCGATATCGAGCTCCCCTATATCAGGATTCCGGTGCGCCCGGGGCGCAACCTCACCTCCATCATCGAGGTGGCGGCACGAAATCATCTCCTCAAGGGGATGGGATACCATTCGGCCCGTGAACTGCAGGAAAAGCTCATGGCGCGGATGGAGGTTCGCCCCCTCGGGGACGAAGTGGAGTAA
- the rapZ gene encoding RNase adapter RapZ: protein MRILVISGLSGSGKSTAVRVLEDEGFFCIDNLPVQLFPTIIDLVRKAEEKVPGVALVMDIRGRDFLKGYERVFQEIREAGNTIEIVFFDATDEVLIRRFSETRRRHPALESGSVPEGIRYERDQLAGLRRQATLVIDTSELNVHQLKELFTAKVKGESGPRRMTIQLQSFGYRYGIPLESDLVMDVRFLPNPHFVPELKPFTGLDASVRAYVLEKPETAEFLKSFTDLLGFLVPSYRREGKSYLTVSIGCTGGRHRSVALVEELGRFFADKGFAVKTTHRDIEKG from the coding sequence ATGCGGATACTCGTCATCAGCGGACTTTCAGGCTCCGGCAAGTCGACGGCAGTGCGCGTTCTCGAGGATGAGGGTTTTTTCTGCATCGACAATTTGCCGGTCCAGTTGTTTCCCACCATCATCGATCTGGTCCGAAAGGCCGAGGAGAAGGTGCCGGGGGTCGCGCTGGTCATGGATATCCGGGGCCGCGATTTCCTGAAAGGGTACGAGCGGGTCTTCCAGGAAATCCGCGAGGCCGGCAACACCATCGAGATTGTCTTCTTCGACGCCACCGACGAGGTCCTGATCCGGCGCTTTTCCGAGACGCGCCGGCGCCATCCCGCCCTTGAGAGTGGGTCGGTGCCCGAAGGGATACGGTACGAGCGCGACCAGTTGGCCGGGTTGCGCCGCCAGGCCACGCTGGTGATCGATACCTCGGAGCTTAACGTGCATCAGCTGAAGGAGCTTTTCACCGCCAAGGTGAAAGGGGAATCGGGCCCCCGGCGGATGACGATCCAGCTCCAGTCGTTCGGCTACCGCTACGGAATTCCCCTCGAGTCCGACCTGGTGATGGATGTCCGGTTTCTTCCCAATCCACACTTCGTACCCGAACTCAAGCCGTTCACCGGACTTGACGCCTCCGTTCGCGCCTACGTTCTGGAAAAGCCTGAAACCGCGGAGTTCCTGAAGAGCTTCACGGACCTGCTCGGCTTTCTCGTTCCGTCCTACCGACGGGAAGGGAAGTCGTACCTCACCGTCTCCATCGGTTGCACGGGGGGGAGGCACCGGTCGGTCGCACTTGTGGAGGAACTCGGCCGCTTCTTTGCCGACAAGGGGTTCGCAGTCAAAACAACCCATCGGGATATAGAGAAGGGATAG
- a CDS encoding PTS sugar transporter subunit IIA, whose protein sequence is MIGLVLVTHAGLAAELLRAAEMIVGPIDRAEAVGIQPGDPAEKVMADIAGAVKRISEGGAVIMTDMFGGTPSNMSLSYLESGRIEVLTGVNLPMIIKFATERANASVSDLAGSIRDCGRDGITVAGDYLK, encoded by the coding sequence ATGATCGGACTGGTTCTCGTGACCCATGCCGGCCTTGCCGCCGAGCTTCTCCGTGCCGCAGAAATGATCGTCGGTCCCATCGACCGTGCGGAGGCCGTTGGAATCCAGCCGGGTGACCCGGCCGAAAAGGTAATGGCCGATATTGCGGGGGCGGTCAAGCGGATCTCAGAGGGGGGAGCGGTCATCATGACCGACATGTTTGGCGGGACCCCCTCAAACATGAGCCTCTCCTACCTCGAAAGCGGCAGGATCGAGGTGCTGACCGGCGTCAATCTGCCGATGATCATCAAGTTCGCCACGGAACGTGCCAACGCCTCCGTCTCCGACCTTGCCGGATCCATCAGGGATTGCGGGCGGGACGGCATCACCGTTGCCGGTGATTATCTGAAATAA
- a CDS encoding HPr family phosphocarrier protein produces the protein MLVQEFTIVNKLGLHARASALLVKTASRFSAEIKIGREGIEVNGKSIMGIMMLAAAKGTTITVTVDGGDEAEAMAALSDIITNGFGEE, from the coding sequence ATGCTCGTACAGGAATTCACCATCGTCAACAAACTGGGGCTTCACGCCCGCGCATCGGCCCTTCTTGTCAAGACCGCCAGCCGCTTCAGCGCCGAAATCAAGATTGGCCGCGAAGGGATCGAGGTCAACGGCAAGAGCATCATGGGGATCATGATGCTTGCTGCCGCCAAGGGGACCACCATCACCGTCACTGTTGACGGCGGCGACGAAGCGGAGGCCATGGCGGCCCTATCGGACATCATAACCAATGGATTCGGTGAGGAGTGA